In Tepidimonas taiwanensis, the following are encoded in one genomic region:
- a CDS encoding YraN family protein — MATDRQQTARAGRPATKTRGDAAEAAALRYLLDAGLRLVRRNVRSPGRGGGEIDLIMAEPDGTLVFVEVRQRTRTDHGGAAASIGWHKQRRIVWAARHYLARLPRVPPCRFDAVLIDGELDGAAPPRIEWLRGAFDATAADG, encoded by the coding sequence ATGGCAACGGATCGGCAGCAGACGGCGCGGGCGGGCCGCCCGGCCACCAAAACCCGGGGCGACGCGGCGGAAGCGGCGGCGCTGCGCTATTTGCTCGACGCGGGGTTGCGTCTCGTGCGCCGCAACGTGCGCAGCCCCGGGCGCGGTGGGGGCGAGATCGACCTCATTATGGCCGAGCCCGACGGGACCCTGGTGTTCGTCGAGGTGCGCCAGCGCACCCGCACCGACCACGGCGGCGCCGCCGCGTCGATCGGCTGGCACAAGCAGCGCCGCATCGTCTGGGCGGCGCGCCACTACCTCGCGCGGCTGCCGCGCGTGCCCCCGTGCCGGTTCGACGCGGTGCTGATCGACGGGGAACTCGACGGCGCGGCCCCGCCTCGGATCGAGTGGCTGCGCGGCGCGTTCGACGCCACGGCGGCCGACGGCTGA
- a CDS encoding BON domain-containing protein codes for MKTPAFRPHATPWRALIVTLSAAALLVPLSGCAPLVAGAAVGGTVLVATDRRTTGAQVEDQAIELKAANRLREQLGERARISVTSFNRRVLLTGEVASEADRQTALRIVQGVDNVAGLVDELAVMGSPSLTARSADALVTARVKAAFVDAADLQANAFKVVTERGTVYLMGLVTKREADRASEIARAVPGVQRVVRVFEYLSEADLARLQPAKPTGESAAPSR; via the coding sequence ATGAAAACCCCTGCATTCCGCCCGCACGCGACCCCGTGGCGCGCGCTGATCGTGACCCTGTCCGCCGCGGCGCTGCTGGTGCCGCTGAGCGGGTGCGCCCCGCTGGTCGCCGGTGCCGCGGTGGGCGGCACGGTACTGGTGGCGACCGACCGCCGCACCACCGGTGCGCAGGTCGAGGATCAGGCCATCGAGCTCAAGGCCGCGAACCGCCTGCGCGAACAGCTGGGCGAGCGCGCGCGCATCAGCGTCACCAGCTTCAACCGCCGCGTGCTGCTGACCGGCGAGGTGGCGTCGGAAGCCGACCGGCAGACGGCGCTGCGCATCGTGCAGGGTGTGGACAACGTCGCCGGCCTGGTGGACGAGCTGGCCGTGATGGGCTCGCCGTCGCTGACCGCGCGCTCGGCCGACGCGCTGGTGACGGCGCGCGTCAAGGCCGCGTTCGTCGACGCCGCTGATCTGCAGGCCAACGCGTTCAAGGTCGTCACCGAGCGCGGCACGGTGTACCTGATGGGGCTGGTGACGAAACGCGAGGCCGACCGTGCGAGCGAGATCGCGCGCGCCGTGCCGGGCGTGCAGCGCGTGGTGCGCGTGTTCGAGTACCTGAGCGAAGCCGATCTGGCGCGGTTGCAGCCCGCCAAACCCACGGGCGAAAGCGCCGCGCCCAGCCGCTGA
- the rsmI gene encoding 16S rRNA (cytidine(1402)-2'-O)-methyltransferase: MPASPDHAGPLARLARDQHYPAGALYVVATPIGNLADITLRALYVLTLADAIACEDTRHTRHLLQAYGVQATLLAVHEHNERQATEGILARLRAGERIALVSDAGTPGVSDPGARLCAAVRAAGLRVVPVPGPSSVTALLSVAGIAEGAVTFVGFLPPRGAARERAWQRWRALDTGLVLLESPHRIDALARELAALGERPVTVGRELTKQFEEIATLPCAALEAWLAADAQRHRGEFTLVVHPPAAPPADDDALPAEAQRVLALLLAELPVKTAARLASAITGVPKGALYQAALAQRAVSPD; the protein is encoded by the coding sequence CTGCCCGCCTCGCCCGACCACGCCGGTCCCCTGGCGCGGCTGGCGCGCGACCAGCATTATCCGGCCGGGGCGCTGTACGTCGTGGCCACCCCGATCGGCAATCTGGCCGACATCACGCTGCGCGCGCTGTACGTGCTCACCCTTGCCGACGCCATCGCCTGCGAGGACACGCGCCACACGCGCCACCTGCTGCAGGCCTATGGCGTGCAGGCGACGCTGCTGGCCGTGCACGAGCACAACGAGCGGCAGGCGACCGAGGGAATCCTCGCGCGGCTGCGCGCCGGGGAGCGCATCGCACTGGTCAGCGACGCGGGCACGCCCGGCGTCAGCGACCCCGGCGCGCGCCTGTGCGCAGCGGTGCGCGCGGCGGGGCTGCGCGTCGTGCCGGTGCCAGGGCCGAGCAGCGTCACCGCGCTGCTGTCCGTCGCCGGCATCGCGGAGGGCGCGGTCACGTTCGTCGGCTTTCTGCCCCCGCGGGGCGCGGCGCGGGAGCGCGCGTGGCAGCGCTGGCGCGCGCTGGACACGGGGCTGGTGTTGCTGGAGTCACCGCACCGCATCGACGCCCTCGCGCGCGAGCTGGCCGCGCTCGGCGAGCGGCCCGTGACCGTCGGGCGCGAGCTGACCAAGCAGTTCGAGGAGATCGCCACCCTGCCCTGCGCGGCGCTCGAGGCGTGGCTCGCCGCCGACGCACAGCGCCACCGTGGCGAGTTCACGCTCGTCGTGCACCCGCCAGCCGCGCCCCCGGCCGACGACGACGCGCTGCCCGCCGAGGCGCAGCGCGTGCTGGCGCTGCTGCTGGCCGAGCTGCCGGTCAAAACCGCCGCCCGGCTCGCCAGCGCCATCACCGGCGTGCCCAAGGGGGCGCTGTACCAGGCGGCGCTGGCGCAGCGCGCCGTGTCGCCGGACTGA
- a CDS encoding SIS domain-containing protein: protein MLVHRIQQHFVDGADLQYQCAQAVGAALDAAVGVLLSGLTAGGKVLVWGSGVSAALAQAFVAQLVGRFERERPELAALALGTNPAISTAVAAGGEAASWPWLRQLRALGLPGDVLVVLAAGAPGPDTLAAIATAHEREMAVVAFTGARPGDVLDALKDTDVLVAVPTERPARVVEAHLVALHAVCDALDVQLLGDDAETETVEP from the coding sequence ATGCTCGTGCACCGTATCCAGCAACACTTCGTCGATGGCGCGGACCTGCAGTACCAATGCGCCCAGGCCGTCGGGGCGGCGCTGGATGCCGCGGTCGGCGTGCTGCTGTCGGGGCTGACCGCCGGAGGCAAGGTGCTGGTGTGGGGCAGCGGCGTGTCGGCCGCGCTGGCGCAGGCGTTCGTCGCCCAGCTGGTGGGCCGCTTCGAGCGTGAACGGCCGGAGCTGGCGGCGCTGGCGCTGGGCACGAACCCCGCTATCTCTACCGCAGTCGCGGCAGGGGGCGAGGCCGCGTCCTGGCCTTGGCTGCGGCAGCTGCGCGCGCTCGGGCTGCCTGGGGATGTGCTGGTGGTGCTGGCCGCCGGGGCGCCCGGGCCGGACACGCTGGCCGCGATCGCCACGGCGCACGAGCGCGAGATGGCGGTGGTGGCGTTCACGGGCGCGCGGCCCGGGGACGTGCTGGATGCGCTGAAGGACACGGACGTGCTGGTGGCGGTGCCGACCGAGCGGCCGGCGCGCGTCGTCGAGGCGCACCTGGTCGCGCTGCACGCCGTCTGCGATGCCCTGGATGTCCAACTGCTCGGCGACGACGCCGAAACGGAGACCGTCGAACCATGA